Proteins found in one Camelus bactrianus isolate YW-2024 breed Bactrian camel chromosome X, ASM4877302v1, whole genome shotgun sequence genomic segment:
- the CACNA1F gene encoding voltage-dependent L-type calcium channel subunit alpha-1F isoform X1: MSASEGGKDTTPEPSPANGTGPGPEWGLCPGPPASGGEAGEASDLGTPKRRTQHSKHKTVAVASAQRSPRALFCLTLANPLRRSCISIVEWKPFDILILLTIFANCVALGVYIPFPEDDSNTANHNLEQVEYVFLVIFTVETVLKIVAYGLVLHPSAYIRNGWNLLDFIIVVVGLFSVLLEQGPGRPGEAPHTGGKPGGFDVKALRAFRVLRPLRLVSGVPSLHIVLNSIMKALVPLLHIALLVLFVIIIYAIIGLELFLGRMHKTCYFLGSDVEAEEDPSPCASSGSGRACTLNQTECRGRWAGPNGGITNFDNFFFAMLTVFQCITMEGWTDVLYWMQDAMGYELPWVYFVSLVIFGSFFVLNLVLGVLSGEFSKEREKAKARGDFQKLREKQQLEEDLRGYLDWITQAEELDMEDPSADGNLGSMAEEGQAGHRPHLAELTNRRRGRLRWFSHSTHSTHSTSSHASLPASDTGSMAETPGDEEEEEGALASCTRCLNKIMKTKVCRSLRRANRGLRARCRRAVKSNACYWAVLLLVFLNTLTIASEHHGQPIWLTQIQEYANKVLLCLFTVEMLLKLYGLGPSVYVSSFFNRFDCFVVCGGILETTLVEVGAMQPLGISVLRCVRLLRIFKVTRHWASLSNLVASLLNSMKSIASLLLLLFLFIIIFSLLGMQLFGGKFNFDQTQTKRSTFDTFPQALLTVFQILTGEDWNVVMYDGIMAYGGPFFPGMLVCVYFIILFICGNYILLNVFLAIAVDNLASGDAGTDKDKGREKSTEEIPQENGTLVPGGENEEDEGAKSEGAGMEEEEEEEEEEEEGGAGHVELLQEVVPKEKVVPIPEGSAFFCLSQTNPLRKACHTLIHHHIFTNLILVFIILSSVSLAAEDPIRAHSFRNHILGYFDYAFTSIFTVEILLKMTVFGAFLHRGSFCRSWFNLLDLLVVSVSLISFGIHSSAISVVKILRVLRVLRPLRAINRAKGLKHVVQCVFVAIRTIGNIMIVTTLLQFMFACIGVQLFKGKFYSCTDEAKHTPQECKGSFLVYPDGDVSRPLVRERLWVNSDFNFDNVLSAMMALFTVSTFEGWPALLYKAIDAHAEDKGPIYNYHVEISVFFIVYIIIIAFFMMNIFVGFVIITFRAQGEQEYQDCELDKNQRQCVEYALKAQPLRRYIPKNPHQYRVWATVNSAAFEYLMFLLILLNTVALAMQHYEQTAPFNYAMDILNMVFTGLFTVEMVLKIIAFKPKHYFTDAWNTFDALIVVGSVVDIAVTEVNNGGHLGESSEDSSRISITFFRLFRVMRLVKLLSKGEGIRTLLWTFIKSFQALPYVALLIAMIFFIYAVIGMQMFGKVALQDGTQINRNNNFQTFPQAVLLLFRCATGEAWQEIMLASLPGSRCDPESDFGPGEEFSCGSNFAIAYFISFFMLCAFLIINLFVAVIMDNFDYLTRDWSILGPHHLDEFKRIWSEYDPGAKGRIKHLDVVALLRRIQPPLGFGKLCPHRVACKRLVAMNMPLNSDGTVTFNATLFALVRTSLKIKTEGNLEQANQELRTVIKKIWKRMKQKLLDEVIPPADEEEVTVGKFYATFLIQDYFRKFRRRKEKGLLGTEAPPSTSSALQAGLRSLQDLGPEIRQALTCDTDEEEGEEGQEGEEEEDEKDPEMHKAPMGSQPPSRRSSVISVSLPAGDKPPDALSLGPSDDDGGVPNSRQSSVPQAGSHAHRRSSGVLIFTIPEEGSSQPKGAKGQEKQDDQEEVPSQLSYLDEQAGTPPRPILLPPHRPQRYVDGHHAPRRRLLPPTPAGRKPSFTIQCLRRQGSCEDLPIPGTYHRGRNSGSSRAQGSWATPPQRGRLLYAPLLLVEEGAAGEGYLGKSSGPLRTFTCLPVPGTHSDPSHSKRGSADSLVEAVLISEGLGLFARDPRFVALAKQEIADACRLTLDEMDSAASDLLAQGTSSLYSDEESILSRFDEEDLGDEMACVHAL, translated from the exons ATGTCGGCATCTGAAGGCGGGAAAG ACACCACCCCAGAGCCCAGTCCAGCCAATGGGACAGGCCCTGGGCCTGAATGGGGGCTGTGCCCTGGGCCCCCAGCATCAGGTGGTGAAGCCGGCGAGGCATCAGACCTGGGGACCCCTAAGCGAAGAACTCAGCACAGTAAGCACAAGACAGTGGCAGTGGCCAGTGCCCAGCGGTCACCCCGGGCGCTCTTCTGCCTCACCCTGGCTAACCCCCTGCGGCGGTCCTGCATCAGCATTGTGGAATGGAA GCCCTTCGACATCCTCATCCTGCTGACCATCTTTGCCAACTGCGTGGCCCTGGGGGTCTACATCCCCTTCCCAGAGGACGACTCCAACACTGCCAACCACAACCTG GAGCAGGTGGAATACGTATTCCTGGTGATTTTCACTGTGGAGACCGTGCTCAAGATCGTGGCGTACGGGCTGGTCCTTCACCCCAGCGCCTACATCCGCAATGGCTGGAACCTACTCGACTTCATCATCGTCGTGGTCGG GCTGTTCAGCGTGCTGCTGGAGCAGGGGCCCGGACGGCCAGGGGAAGCCCCGCACACCGGAGGGAAGCCCGGGGGCTTCGATGTGAAGGCGTTGCGGGCGTTTCGGGTGCTGCGGCCGCTGAGGCTGGTGTCTGGAGTCCCAA GCCTACACATAGTACTCAATTCCATCATGAAGGCGCTGGTGCCGCTGCTGCACATAGCACTGCTCGTGCTCTTTGTCATCATCATTTATGCCATCATCGGACTCGAGCTCTTCCTTGGACGCATGCACAAAACATGCTACTTCCTGGGATCTG ACGTAGAGGCGGAGGAGGACCCATCGCCCTGTGCGTCGTCAGGATCCGGGCGTGCTTGCACGCTGAACCAGACAGAGTGCCGCGGACGCTGGGCAGGGCCCAATGGAGGCATCACCAACTTCGACAACTTCTTCTTCGCCATGCTGACAGTCTTCCAGTGCATCACCATGGAAGGCTGGACCGACGTGCTCTACTGG ATGCAGGATGCCATGGGGTATGAGCTGCCCTGGGTGTATTTCGTGAGTCTTGTCATCTTTGGATCCTTCTTCGTCCTCAACCTTGTACTTGGTGTCCTGAGTGG AGAGTTctccaaggagagagagaaggcaaaAGCACGAGGGGACTTCCAGAAGCTTCgggagaagcagcagctggaggaggacCTGCGGGGCTACCTGGACTGGATCACACAGGCGGAGGAGCTGGACATGGAGGACCCCTCCGCTGATGGCAACTTGGGTTCTATGGCTGAAGAGGGCCAGGCCGGCCACC GGCCACACCTGGCAGAGCTGACCAATAGGAGACGAGGACGCCTGCGCTGGTTCAGTCACTCCACCCACTCCACACACTCCACCAGCAGTCATG CCAGCCTCCCAGCCAGCGACACCGGTTCGATGGCAGAGACCCCAGgcgatgaggaagaggaggagggggctctggCCAGCTGTACACGCTGCCT AAACAAGATCATGAAAACCAAGGTCTG CCGCAGCCTCCGCCGAGCCAACCGTGGCCTTCGGGCGCGCTGCCGGCGGGCTGTGAAGTCCAATGCCTGTTACTGGGCCGTGCTGCTGCTTGTCTTCCTCAACACGCTGACCATCGCCTCGGAGCACCATGGGCAGCCCATATGGCTCACCCAGATCCAAG aATATGCCAACAAAGTGTTGCTCTGTCTATTTACGGTGGAGATGCTTCTCAAGTTGTACGGTCTGGGGCCCTCTGTCTACGTCTCCTCCTTCTTCAACCGCTTTGACTGCTTCGTGGTCTGTGGGGGCATCCTGGAGACCACCCTGGTGGAGGTGGGCGCCATGCAGCCCCTGGGCATCTCGGTGCTCCGATGTGTGCGCCTTCTCAGGATCTTTAAGGTCACcag GCACTGGGCATCGCTGAGCAATTTGGTGGCATCCCTGCTCAATTCAATGAAATCCATTGCATCCTTGctgcttctcctcttcctctttatcATCATCTTCTCCCTGCTTGGCATGCAGCTGTTTGGGGGCAAGTTCAACTTTGACCAGACCCAGACCAAGAGAAGCACCTTTGACACCTTCCCCCAGGCCCTTCTCACTGTCTTTCAG ATCCTGACGGGTGAGGACTGGAATGTGGTCATGTATGACGGTATCATGGCCTACGGTGGCCCCTTCTTCCCAGGGATGCTGGTGTGCGTCTATTTCATTATCCTCTTCATCTGCGGCAACT ACATCCTGTTGAACGTGTTTCTTGCCATTGCTGTGGACAACCTGGCCAGTGGAGATGCAGGCACTGACAAGGACAAGGGCAG GGAGAAGAGCACTGAGGAAATTCCACAGGAGAATGGAACCTTG GTGCCTGGTGGGGAGAATGAGGAAGACGAAGGTGCAAAGAGTGAAGGAGCAG gcatggaggaagaggaggaggaggaagaggaagaggaagaagggggtGCAGGGCATGTGGAACTCCTGCAGGAAGTTGTACCCAAGGAGAAGGTGGTACCCATCCCTGAGGGCAGCGCCTTCTTCTGCCTCAGCCAAACCAATCC GCTGAGGAAGGCCTGCCACACCCTCATCCACCATCACATCTTCACAAACCTTATCCTGGTGTTCATCATCCTCAGCAGTGTGTCCCTGGCCGCCGAGGACCCCATCCGAGCCCACTCCTTCCGCAACCAC ATTCTGGGGTACTTCGATTATGCCTTCACCTCTATTTTCACTGTGGAGATTCTACTCAAG ATGACAGTGTTCGGGGCTTTCCTGCACCGTGGCTCCTTCTGCCGTAGCTGGTTCAATCTGTTGGATCTGCTGGTGGTCAGCGTGTCCCTCATCTCCTTTGGCATCCA CTCCAGCGCCATCTCGGTGGTGAAGATTCTGCGAGTACTCCGGGTACTGCGACCCCTCCGAGCCATCAACAGGGCCAAGGGACTCAAG CACGTGGTGCAGTGTGTGTTCGTGGCCATCCGGACCATCGGGAATATCATGATTGTGACCACACTCCTGCAATTTATGTTCGCCTGCATTGGTGTGCAGCTCTTCAAG GGGAAATTCTACAGTTGCACTGATGAGGCCAAACACACACCCCAGGAATGCAA GGGCTCCTTCCTGGTCTATCCTGATGGAGATGTGTCACGGCCCCTGGTCCGGGAGCGGCTCTGGGTCAACAGCGATTTCAACTTTGACAATGTCCTTTCAGCCATGATGGCCTTGTTCACTGTCTCCACCTTCGAAGGCTGGCCTGC GCTGCTATACAAGGCCATTGATGCACACGCAGAGGACAAGGGCCCTATCTATAATTACCATGTGGAgatctctgttttcttcattgtCTACATTATCATCATTGCATTCTTCATGATGAACATCTTTGTGGGCTTCGTCATCATCACCTTCCGTGCCCAGGGAGAGCAGGAGTACCAAGACTGTGAGCTGGACAAGAACCAG CGCCAGTGTGTGGAGTACGCCCTCAAAGCCCAGCCACTCCGCCGCTATATCCCCAAGAACCCGCATCAGTATCGCGTGTGGGCCACTGTGAACTCTGCTGCCTTTGAATATCTCATGTTCCTGCTCATTCTGCTCAACACGGTTGCTCTAGCCATGCAG CACTATGAGCAGACTGCTCCCTTCAACTACGCCATGGACATCCTCAACATGGTCTTCACTGGTCTCTTCACTGTTGAGATGGTGCTCAAAATTATTGCCTTCAAACCCAAG CATTACTTTACCGATGCCTGGAACACTTTTGATGCACTTATTGTGGTGGGCAGCGTAGTGGACATTGCCGTCACTGAAGTCAAT AATGGTGGCCACCTTGGAGAG AGCTCTGAGGACAGTTCCCGCATTTCGATCACCTTCTTTCGCCTCTTCCGAGTCATGCGGCTGGTCAAGCTTCTCAGTAAGGGTGAAGGGATTCGCACATTACTGTGGACATTCATCAAGTCCTTTCAG GCCTTGCCCTATGTGGCTCTTCTCATCGCAATGATATTCTTCATTTACGCAGTCATTGGGATGCAG ATGTTCGGCAAGGTGGCTCTTCAGGATGGCACACAGATCAACCGAAACAACAACTTCCAGACCTTTCCACAGGCTGTGCTGCTTTTGTTCAG GTGTGCTACTGGTGAGGCATGGCAGGAGATAATGCTTGCCAGCCTTCCTGGGAGTCGGTGTGACCCTGAGTCTGACTTTGGCCCTGGTGAGGAGTTTAGCTGCGGTAGCAATTTTGCCATCGCCTATTTTATCAGCTTCTTCATGCTCTGTGCCTTCCTG ATCATAAATCTTTTTGTGGCTGTGATCATGGACAACTTTGATTATCTAACCAGAGATTGGTCCATCCTGGGCCCCCATCACCTCGATGAATTCAAGAGGATCTGGTCTGAATATGACCCCGGGGCCAA AGGCCGCATCAAGCACCTGGATGTGGTTGCCCTGCTGAGACGCATCCAGCCCCCCCTGGGATTCGGAAAGTTGTGCCCACACCGAGTGGCCTGCAAG AGGCTTGTGGCGATGAACATGCCCCTCAACTCAGATGGGACAGTGACATTCAACGCCACACTATTTGCCTTGGTTCGGACATCCCTGAAGATCAAGACAGAAG GGAACCTGGAGCAAGCCAATCAGGAGCTGCGgactgtcatcaaaaagatcTGGAAGCGGATGAAGCAGAAGCTGCTGGATGAGGTCATTCCCCCTGCTGACG AGGAAGAGGTTACCGTGGGCAAGTTCTACGCCACATTTCTGATCCAGGACTATTTCCGCAAATTCCGGCGGAGGAAAGAAAAGGGGCTACTAGGAACCGAGGCCCCCCCAAGCACCTCCTCTGCCCTTCAG GCTGGTCTGAGGAGCCTACAAGACTTGGGTCCTGAGATCCGGCAGGCCCTCACCTGTGACACagatgaggaggagggggaagagggacaagagggagaggaggaggaagatgagaagGACCCGGAAATGCACAAA GCCCCGATGGGCTCCCAGCCCCCATCTCGCCGGAGCTCTGTGATTTCTGTGTCTCTGCCTGCTGGGGACAAACCTCCAGATGCACTCTCTCTTGGGCCCAGTGATGATGATGGGGGGGTTCCCAACTCCAGACAGTCCAGTGTGCCCCAGGCTGGATCCCACGCCCACAG GAGAAGCTCTGGGGTTCTCATCTTCACCATTCCGGAAGAAGGAAGTTCTCAGCCCAAGGGAGCCAAAGGGCAGGAGAAACAGGATGACCAAGAGGAAGTCCCCAGCCA GCTCTCCTACCTAGATGAGCAGGCAGGGACTCCCCCACGCCCCATCCTTTTGCCACCTCACAGACCCCAGAGATATGTGGATGGGCACCATGCACCACGCCGCCGTCTGCTGCCCCCGACGCCTGCAG GTCGGAAACCTTCCTTCACCATCCAGTGTTTGCGGCGCCAGGGCAGTTGTGAAGATTTACCCATCCCAGGCACCTATCATCGTGGGCGCAACTCGGGGTCCAGCAGGGCAcag GGTTCCTGGGCAACCCCTCCTCAGCGGGGTCGGCTCCTATATGCACCACTGTTATTGGTAGAAGAGGGCGCAGCAGGGGAGGGATACCTCGGCAAATCCAGCGGTCCACTGCGTACCTTCACCTGTCTGCCCGTGCCTGGAACCCACTCGGACCCCAGCCATAGCAAGAGGGGCAGTGCTGACAGCCTGGTGGAGGCT GTGCTCATCTCTGAGGGCCTGGGCCTCTTTGCTCGAGACCCACGCTTCGTGGCCCTGGCCAAGCAGGAGATTGCCGATGCATGTCGCCTGACACTGGACGAGATGGACAGTGCTGCCAGTGACCTGCTGGCACAGGGGACCAGCTCACTGTATAGTGACGAGGAGTCCATCCTCTCCCGCTTTGATGAGGAGGACCTGGGAGACGAAATGGCCTGCGTCCATGCCCTCTGa